A window of bacterium contains these coding sequences:
- a CDS encoding thymidine phosphorylase, which yields MRPYDVIKAKRDGVELAPEAIAGFVAGYLHDDVSDAQMAALLMAVCLRGMSERETAALTTAMVESGETLDLSGIRGRTVDKHSTGGVGDKTSLVVVPLVASAGVRVAKLSGRALGHTGGTIDKLEAIPGFRAERSPADLIAQVNRVGCAIVSQSARLVPADKRLYALRDLTATVDSVPLIASSVMSKKIAAGSSAIVLDVKVGSGAFMKALEDARALGRAMVAIGRAAGRHTVAVLTRMDQPLGRAIGNALEVAEAVHALRNEGPEDLRELCLSLGAQMAVLGGITADSAQARALLAERVASGDAARTFAEMVAAQGGDAAAVEDPGRLPRAPVAEAVPAPGDGVVEGIDAEMLGNAAIALGAGRARAGDRIDPAAGLVLERKVGNPVRRGEPLAVLHTSDRGRLDRAAPMVAAAYRIGVGTFAAGPLVIETIG from the coding sequence TTGAGACCCTACGATGTCATCAAGGCGAAGCGGGACGGCGTCGAGTTGGCGCCGGAGGCGATCGCCGGGTTCGTGGCGGGCTATCTGCACGACGACGTGTCGGACGCGCAGATGGCGGCGCTGCTGATGGCCGTGTGCCTCCGCGGGATGAGCGAGCGGGAGACCGCCGCGCTCACGACGGCCATGGTCGAGAGCGGCGAGACCCTCGATCTCAGCGGGATTCGGGGCCGGACGGTGGACAAGCACAGCACGGGCGGCGTGGGGGACAAGACGTCGCTCGTCGTAGTACCGCTGGTCGCGAGTGCGGGCGTGCGCGTCGCCAAGCTCTCCGGCCGCGCGCTCGGACACACCGGCGGGACGATCGACAAACTCGAGGCGATCCCCGGTTTTCGCGCGGAACGGTCCCCGGCCGATCTGATCGCCCAGGTCAATCGCGTCGGCTGCGCGATCGTGAGCCAATCGGCCCGCCTGGTGCCGGCCGACAAGCGCCTCTATGCGCTGCGGGACCTCACGGCGACGGTCGACAGTGTACCGTTGATCGCGTCGAGCGTCATGAGCAAGAAGATCGCCGCGGGGAGCAGTGCGATCGTGCTCGACGTCAAGGTGGGTAGCGGTGCGTTCATGAAGGCGCTCGAGGACGCCCGCGCCCTCGGCCGCGCGATGGTCGCGATCGGGCGCGCCGCAGGCCGGCACACCGTCGCCGTGCTGACCCGCATGGACCAGCCCCTCGGCCGGGCGATCGGGAACGCGCTCGAAGTCGCGGAGGCCGTGCACGCCCTGCGGAACGAGGGCCCCGAGGATCTGCGGGAGCTGTGCCTGTCGCTGGGGGCGCAGATGGCGGTGCTGGGGGGGATCACAGCCGACTCGGCGCAGGCGCGGGCGCTGCTCGCGGAGCGGGTCGCATCCGGGGATGCCGCGCGGACATTCGCCGAGATGGTCGCCGCGCAGGGCGGCGACGCCGCCGCGGTGGAGGACCCAGGGCGGCTCCCGCGTGCGCCGGTTGCCGAGGCGGTGCCGGCACCTGGCGACGGCGTGGTCGAGGGGATCGATGCCGAGATGCTGGGCAACGCGGCGATCGCGCTCGGCGCCGGGCGGGCGAGGGCGGGCGACCGGATCGACCCCGCGGCCGGCCTCGTGCTGGAGCGGAAGGTGGGGAATCCGGTGCGCCGCGGCGAACCGCTCGCGGTGCTCCACACATCGGACCGCGGGCGGCTGGACCGGGCCGCGCCGATGGTCGCGGCCGCGTACCGGATCGGGGTCGGGACGTTCGCGGCCGGGCCGCTCGTCATCGAGACGATCGGGTGA
- a CDS encoding MoaD/ThiS family protein, which translates to MKVLIRHQKREVEVAGRRRVREVLLELGVNPESVLVIRGAQLLTHDAQVSDDDTIELRPVVSGGAA; encoded by the coding sequence GTGAAGGTGTTGATCCGGCACCAGAAGCGCGAGGTGGAGGTCGCCGGACGCCGTCGGGTCCGGGAGGTGCTCCTCGAGCTCGGCGTCAATCCCGAGTCGGTCCTGGTGATCCGCGGCGCGCAGCTCCTGACGCACGACGCGCAGGTCTCGGACGACGATACGATCGAGCTGCGCCCCGTCGTGTCCGGGGGAGCCGCCTGA
- a CDS encoding ATP-binding protein, with amino-acid sequence MRCQRCRGDASVEVRRHHTAFCNEHFIEFFDRQVERAIEGERMFTRDDRVLVAVSGGKDSLALWDVLRRLGYTATGLYINLGIGDYSQESYRKTVAYADAQGAELLVADIPQDYGMSVEEFARATRRVSCSACGLSKRYLFNRVAVDRGFTVVATGHNLDDEAAVLFGNLLHWQTEYLARQAPVLPSTHPRLARKVKPLYRIAEREAAAHAIIRGIDYIVEECPNSVGAKSLLYKEALNLLEQAAPGTKQSLYWGFLERGRPLVAAQDTAVLRDCIHCGQPTTAEVCAFCRMTERAAERMRVRRAAASVPPQDAPATDPLQPAVPAPPAGE; translated from the coding sequence ATGCGCTGTCAGCGTTGCCGGGGCGACGCGTCCGTGGAGGTGCGCCGGCACCACACCGCGTTCTGCAACGAGCACTTCATCGAGTTCTTCGACCGTCAGGTGGAGCGGGCGATCGAGGGCGAGCGGATGTTCACGCGCGACGACCGGGTGCTGGTGGCGGTGTCGGGCGGGAAGGACAGCCTCGCGCTTTGGGACGTGCTCCGCCGGTTGGGCTACACGGCGACCGGGCTCTACATCAACCTCGGCATCGGGGACTACTCCCAGGAGTCGTATCGTAAGACGGTGGCCTACGCCGACGCCCAGGGCGCGGAGCTGCTCGTCGCGGACATCCCCCAGGACTATGGCATGAGCGTCGAGGAGTTTGCCCGGGCGACCCGGCGCGTCAGCTGCTCCGCGTGCGGGCTCAGCAAACGGTATCTCTTCAACCGCGTGGCCGTGGATCGTGGCTTCACCGTGGTCGCGACCGGCCACAATCTCGACGACGAGGCGGCGGTGCTGTTTGGGAACCTGCTGCACTGGCAGACCGAGTACCTGGCCCGTCAGGCGCCCGTGCTGCCGAGCACGCACCCGCGGCTGGCCCGCAAGGTGAAGCCGCTGTACCGGATCGCCGAGCGCGAGGCGGCGGCCCACGCGATCATCCGGGGCATCGACTACATCGTCGAGGAGTGCCCGAACAGCGTCGGCGCGAAGAGCCTCCTGTACAAGGAGGCGCTGAACCTGCTTGAGCAGGCGGCGCCCGGCACGAAGCAGAGCCTGTACTGGGGCTTTCTCGAGCGCGGCAGACCCCTGGTCGCCGCTCAGGACACCGCGGTCCTCCGGGATTGCATCCACTGCGGCCAGCCGACCACCGCCGAAGTGTGCGCGTTCTGCCGGATGACGGAGCGGGCGGCCGAACGGATGCGCGTTCGCCGCGCGGCCGCCTCGGTTCCCCCGCAGGACGCGCCCGCAACGGATCCTCTCCAGCCCGCGGTCCCCGCGCCTCCGGCGGGGGAGTAG
- a CDS encoding DUF1684 domain-containing protein, protein MADPHLDLLDWKRRIVDMYREVRAARDVRAAWRRWCAVRDALFAAHPQTPLPPGARRRFAGLSYFPYDPQARVLAAVRRRAPAPVELADADGRAFSMTRFAAASFTLRGRIFTLDLYWVEGYGGGVLLPFRDATSGRESYGAGRYVLDTVKGADLGSRGDRLVLDFNFAYNPSCAYDPRWSCPLPPAANWLGVPVRAGERMSTDPPLHGAVRRAQDRSRPRTNTRSR, encoded by the coding sequence GTGGCGGATCCGCACCTCGATCTCCTCGACTGGAAACGCCGGATCGTCGACATGTATCGTGAGGTGCGTGCGGCCCGCGACGTGCGGGCGGCCTGGCGGCGCTGGTGCGCGGTCCGCGACGCGCTGTTCGCCGCGCATCCCCAAACGCCGCTGCCGCCGGGGGCCCGCCGGCGGTTCGCCGGCCTGTCCTACTTTCCGTACGACCCGCAGGCGCGCGTGCTCGCCGCGGTTCGTCGCCGCGCGCCGGCGCCGGTCGAGCTCGCGGATGCCGACGGCCGCGCGTTTTCGATGACCCGGTTTGCCGCGGCGTCGTTCACGCTGCGCGGCCGGATCTTCACGCTTGACCTGTACTGGGTGGAGGGATACGGCGGCGGGGTGCTGCTGCCGTTCCGAGACGCGACGAGCGGCCGGGAGAGCTACGGCGCCGGCCGCTACGTGCTGGATACGGTCAAGGGCGCGGACCTCGGATCCCGGGGCGACCGGCTCGTGCTCGACTTCAACTTCGCGTACAACCCGTCGTGCGCGTACGACCCGCGGTGGAGCTGTCCGTTACCGCCTGCGGCCAACTGGCTCGGCGTGCCGGTGCGCGCGGGAGAACGGATGTCGACCGACCCGCCGTTGCATGGGGCGGTGCGCCGCGCGCAGGACCGCTCCCGGCCGCGGACGAATACCCGTTCGAGGTGA
- a CDS encoding electron transfer flavoprotein subunit beta/FixA family protein, protein MDVVVCVKHVPDTEAPIRIRGDGRGVEESGLNFVMNYYDEHAVEEALRIKERAGGTVTVVTAGPARAVEALRAALAMGADHAIHVQDPALGGLDHLGVARVLAAAIAPLPHDLVLCGKLATDDNASVVGSALAEYLGLPQATAVTTLELGDGRATAHREVEGAVEVLEVALPAVVTVERNINEPRYPSLPGIMKAKRTPVTAKTLADLGLTADSAGGSRVEVLGLTPPPKRQAGRIIEGEPGPAVKELVRVLHEEAKVL, encoded by the coding sequence ATGGACGTCGTCGTGTGCGTGAAACACGTCCCGGACACCGAAGCCCCGATCCGCATCCGGGGCGACGGACGCGGCGTCGAGGAGTCCGGCCTCAACTTCGTCATGAACTACTACGATGAACACGCGGTCGAGGAGGCGCTCCGCATCAAGGAGCGGGCGGGGGGGACCGTCACGGTGGTGACCGCCGGCCCGGCCCGCGCCGTCGAGGCCCTGCGGGCCGCGCTCGCGATGGGCGCGGATCACGCGATCCACGTGCAGGATCCGGCGCTCGGCGGGCTCGACCACCTCGGGGTGGCCCGTGTGCTTGCGGCGGCGATCGCGCCACTGCCCCACGATCTCGTGTTGTGCGGCAAACTCGCCACCGACGATAACGCCTCGGTCGTGGGGTCGGCGCTCGCGGAGTATCTCGGCCTGCCGCAGGCGACCGCGGTCACCACGTTGGAATTGGGCGACGGGCGGGCCACCGCGCACCGCGAGGTCGAGGGCGCCGTCGAGGTGCTGGAGGTCGCGCTGCCCGCGGTGGTGACCGTGGAGCGCAACATCAACGAGCCGCGGTACCCGTCGCTGCCGGGGATTATGAAGGCGAAGCGGACGCCGGTTACGGCGAAGACGCTCGCGGACCTCGGCCTCACGGCGGACTCGGCCGGCGGCTCCCGAGTCGAGGTGCTCGGGCTCACGCCGCCTCCGAAGCGGCAGGCCGGCCGCATCATCGAGGGCGAGCCCGGGCCAGCCGTCAAGGAGCTCGTCCGCGTGTTGCACGAGGAGGCCAAGGTCCTGTGA
- a CDS encoding methylmalonyl-CoA mutase family protein — protein sequence MDRSELARFRAARERWERGPLREVLARQPERAERFSTVSDLEIGRLYGPEDLASHDPARDVGFPGEYPFTRGIHPAMYRSRLWTMRMFAGYGAAEDTNARFRYLLAQGQTGLSVAFDMPTLMGYDSDHPRSLGEVGREGVAVDTVEDMDALLRDLPLDRITTSMTINAPANVLLAMYVAVAASRGIPLDTIGGTIQADMLKEFIAQKEWIVPPRPSMKLIQDILVYCTREVPRWNTISISGYHIREAGATAVQELAFTLADGIAYVDAGIAAGLDVDAFAPRLSFFFDVHNDFFEEVAKFRAARRMWARIMRERFGARNPRSWMLRTHAQTAGVSLTAQQPLNNIARTALQALAAVLGGCQSLHTNSMDETYALPTEEAATVALRTQQIIAHESGVTDTVDPLGGAYFVEALTDRVEAEADAYIRKIDEMGGMLVAIERGYPMREIADASYRYQQQLERGEKVVVGVNAFVQDEPSPIPILTMDPEVERRQVERVRCARARRDSAAAGRALDALRRVTESGGTTMPAIVDAVRACVTLGEVCDVFRQVYGEYREQAVL from the coding sequence ATGGACCGGTCGGAGCTGGCACGGTTTCGGGCCGCGCGGGAGCGGTGGGAGCGGGGGCCGCTGCGCGAGGTCTTGGCGCGGCAACCCGAGCGCGCCGAGCGGTTCAGCACAGTCTCCGATCTCGAGATCGGGCGTCTGTACGGGCCGGAGGACCTCGCGTCCCACGATCCGGCGCGCGACGTCGGTTTTCCCGGCGAGTACCCCTTTACCCGCGGGATTCACCCCGCGATGTACCGCAGCCGCCTATGGACGATGCGGATGTTCGCGGGGTACGGCGCCGCCGAGGACACCAACGCGCGCTTTCGCTACCTCCTTGCGCAGGGCCAGACCGGGCTGTCGGTCGCGTTCGACATGCCGACGCTCATGGGATACGATTCCGACCACCCGAGGTCCCTCGGCGAGGTGGGCCGCGAGGGGGTCGCGGTGGACACGGTCGAGGACATGGACGCGCTGCTGCGCGACCTGCCGCTCGACCGCATCACCACCTCCATGACGATCAACGCGCCGGCGAACGTGCTCCTGGCGATGTACGTCGCGGTCGCGGCGTCGCGCGGCATCCCGCTCGATACGATCGGCGGCACGATTCAAGCCGACATGCTCAAGGAGTTCATCGCCCAGAAAGAGTGGATCGTCCCGCCGCGACCGAGCATGAAACTGATCCAGGACATCCTGGTCTACTGCACGCGCGAGGTCCCTCGGTGGAACACGATCAGCATCAGCGGGTACCACATCCGCGAGGCGGGGGCGACCGCGGTCCAGGAGTTGGCGTTCACGCTCGCGGACGGGATCGCGTACGTCGACGCGGGGATCGCGGCGGGGCTGGACGTCGACGCGTTCGCGCCGCGGTTGTCGTTCTTCTTCGACGTGCACAACGACTTCTTCGAGGAAGTGGCCAAGTTCCGGGCGGCACGGCGCATGTGGGCGCGGATCATGCGGGAGCGGTTCGGTGCCCGCAACCCCCGGTCGTGGATGCTCCGGACGCACGCCCAGACCGCCGGCGTCAGCCTGACCGCGCAACAACCGCTGAACAACATCGCGCGCACCGCGCTGCAGGCACTCGCCGCGGTGCTCGGCGGGTGCCAGTCGTTGCATACCAACTCGATGGACGAGACGTACGCGCTGCCCACCGAGGAGGCCGCCACGGTCGCGCTGCGCACGCAACAGATCATCGCGCACGAGAGCGGGGTGACCGACACCGTTGACCCGCTCGGTGGCGCGTACTTCGTCGAGGCGCTGACCGATCGGGTCGAGGCCGAGGCGGATGCGTACATTCGCAAGATCGACGAGATGGGCGGGATGCTGGTCGCGATTGAGCGCGGGTACCCGATGCGGGAGATCGCGGACGCGAGCTATCGGTACCAGCAGCAGCTCGAACGCGGCGAGAAGGTCGTGGTCGGCGTCAACGCGTTCGTGCAAGACGAACCGTCCCCGATCCCGATCCTGACCATGGACCCCGAGGTCGAGCGCCGCCAGGTCGAGCGCGTGCGGTGTGCGCGGGCCCGGCGAGACAGCGCCGCGGCCGGGCGCGCCCTGGACGCGCTCCGGCGCGTCACGGAGTCCGGCGGCACTACGATGCCGGCGATCGTGGACGCCGTGCGCGCCTGCGTCACCCTCGGAGAGGTCTGCGACGTCTTCCGCCAGGTGTATGGCGAGTACCGCGAGCAGGCCGTGTTGTAG
- a CDS encoding tRNA (adenine-N1)-methyltransferase has protein sequence MPSGALRDGDPIVLIDRRGRRYMITLKAGGASDMRGGKIAHDELLGGDEGGTVRSTRGERFLVIRPTLAEFVLEMPRGAQVIYPKDLGAILMLADVFPGARVLEAGTGSGALTMALLRAVGPVGRVVSYEIRDDFARTAERNIHRYLGAADTLITRHQDVYEAILPDDRPLDRIVLDVPEPWRVVPQAAEALVPGGILLAYVPTILQGARTVEVLRASGAFALVEVVEVLLRPWNIDGRSVRPAHRMVAHTAFLIVARRVQSMAAADVLDTPVGSEPVDGPDVGAGSERVDASDDPDNAAT, from the coding sequence GTGCCGTCCGGCGCCCTGCGCGACGGGGACCCCATCGTCCTGATCGACCGCCGTGGGCGGCGCTATATGATCACGCTCAAGGCGGGCGGCGCGAGCGATATGCGCGGCGGCAAAATCGCCCACGATGAACTGCTGGGCGGGGACGAGGGCGGGACGGTGAGGTCCACGCGGGGGGAGCGGTTCCTCGTCATCCGCCCGACGCTTGCCGAGTTCGTGCTCGAGATGCCGCGTGGCGCGCAGGTCATCTACCCGAAGGACCTCGGTGCCATCCTGATGCTCGCGGACGTCTTCCCCGGTGCCCGCGTGCTCGAGGCGGGCACGGGCTCGGGGGCGCTGACGATGGCGTTGCTGCGCGCCGTGGGACCGGTGGGGCGCGTGGTGTCCTACGAGATCCGTGACGACTTCGCCCGCACGGCGGAACGGAACATCCACCGGTACCTCGGGGCGGCCGACACGCTCATCACGCGGCACCAGGATGTGTACGAAGCGATCCTGCCCGACGACCGGCCGCTCGATCGGATCGTGCTCGACGTACCGGAGCCGTGGCGCGTCGTGCCCCAGGCGGCCGAGGCACTCGTGCCCGGCGGGATCCTGCTCGCGTACGTCCCGACGATCCTCCAGGGCGCGCGCACGGTCGAGGTGTTGCGGGCATCCGGCGCGTTCGCGCTCGTCGAGGTGGTCGAGGTCTTGCTGCGCCCGTGGAACATCGACGGCCGCAGCGTGCGCCCGGCGCATCGCATGGTGGCACACACGGCCTTCTTGATCGTGGCACGCCGCGTCCAGTCGATGGCGGCCGCCGACGTGCTCGATACCCCGGTTGGGTCCGAGCCGGTCGATGGCCCCGATGTCGGGGCCGGGTCCGAACGCGTGGACGCGTCCGACGATCCGGACAACGCGGCGACGTAG
- a CDS encoding electron transfer flavoprotein subunit alpha/FixB family protein, whose translation MSADTAGRDIWVLAEYADDRSPTGGGLLLRKMTYELLGKARQLADALGGRVVAVALGSGIGGIAGDLAVHGADRVLLADAAVLERYTTDAYTAVVAPMLTDAHPALLLIGSSAWGRDLAPRLAARTGAGIVSDCGTVDLEDGRIVATRPVMTRKAIARVGFRAEGLRIAVVLPNVMTPVPVDPARSAEVVSVPVAVDPATVRTRVVEVRTVARETVPLTEADIIVSGGRGLKGPEHFALLGALAAALGAAVGSSRPPVDSGWVPHDYEIGQTGKTVNPQLYIACGISGAPQHQAGMSGARCIVAINRDPQAPIFQIASYGLVGDLFQIVPLLTEEVRRLKAGTPG comes from the coding sequence GTGAGCGCGGACACGGCGGGCCGCGACATCTGGGTCCTGGCGGAGTACGCCGACGACCGGTCTCCCACGGGAGGCGGGCTGCTGCTCCGCAAGATGACCTACGAGCTCCTCGGGAAGGCGCGGCAGCTCGCGGACGCGCTCGGCGGCCGGGTCGTCGCGGTGGCGCTCGGCAGCGGCATCGGCGGGATCGCCGGCGACCTCGCGGTACACGGCGCCGATCGAGTCCTGCTTGCGGACGCGGCGGTGCTGGAACGCTACACGACCGACGCGTACACGGCGGTCGTGGCGCCGATGCTGACGGATGCGCACCCGGCGCTGTTGCTGATCGGGAGCAGCGCGTGGGGCCGGGATCTCGCGCCGCGCCTCGCCGCGCGGACCGGCGCCGGCATCGTGAGCGACTGTGGGACGGTCGATCTTGAAGACGGGCGGATCGTCGCGACGCGCCCAGTGATGACGCGCAAAGCGATCGCGCGCGTGGGGTTCCGCGCCGAGGGGCTTCGGATCGCGGTGGTGCTCCCGAACGTCATGACCCCGGTGCCAGTCGATCCGGCGCGGAGCGCCGAGGTCGTGTCCGTGCCCGTGGCGGTCGACCCCGCGACCGTGCGGACGCGGGTCGTGGAGGTCCGCACGGTCGCGCGCGAGACCGTGCCGCTGACCGAGGCGGACATCATCGTCTCCGGGGGGCGCGGGCTCAAGGGCCCCGAACACTTCGCGCTGCTCGGCGCACTGGCGGCCGCGCTCGGGGCGGCCGTGGGGTCGAGCCGGCCACCCGTGGACTCGGGATGGGTGCCGCACGACTACGAGATCGGTCAGACCGGGAAGACCGTGAACCCCCAGCTCTACATCGCGTGCGGCATCTCCGGCGCCCCGCAGCACCAAGCCGGGATGTCGGGAGCACGCTGCATCGTGGCGATCAACCGGGATCCGCAGGCACCGATCTTCCAAATCGCGTCGTACGGGCTCGTCGGCGATCTGTTCCAGATCGTGCCGCTGCTCACCGAGGAGGTGCGCCGGCTCAAGGCCGGCACCCCGGGGTAG
- a CDS encoding 3-hydroxybutyryl-CoA dehydrogenase: MTFRTVGVVGCGLMGSGIAEVAARAGLSVLVREVSDEALGTGLGRIDRSMARGVERGKLSAADRDTARGRIRGTTRLADLAECDIVCEAIIENMDEKKALYRELDGICPASTVFASNTSSLSITEMASVTRRPGRFLGLHFFNPVPVMKPVEMVRGLRTADETLVAARAFAERLGKTVVACKDYPGFIVNLLLVPYLLDAIRALELGVASKEDIDTAVTLGLNHPMGPLTLLDFVGIDTTYYIAEAMFAEFKDGRYAAPPLMRKMVLAGLHGRKAGRGFYDYTKA, from the coding sequence ATGACGTTTCGGACCGTGGGCGTGGTCGGGTGCGGCCTGATGGGCTCGGGCATTGCGGAGGTCGCGGCGCGCGCCGGCCTGTCGGTGCTCGTGCGCGAGGTATCCGACGAGGCGCTTGGAACCGGCCTGGGGCGGATCGATCGGTCGATGGCGCGCGGCGTGGAGCGCGGCAAGCTGAGCGCGGCCGACCGCGACACGGCTCGCGGCCGCATTCGCGGGACGACCCGGCTCGCCGATCTCGCGGAGTGCGATATCGTCTGCGAGGCGATCATCGAGAACATGGACGAGAAGAAGGCGCTGTACCGGGAACTCGACGGCATCTGCCCGGCGTCCACGGTGTTCGCGAGCAACACCAGTTCCCTCAGCATCACGGAGATGGCGTCCGTGACGCGACGGCCGGGGCGCTTTCTGGGCCTCCACTTTTTCAACCCCGTGCCGGTCATGAAGCCGGTGGAGATGGTGCGGGGGCTGCGCACGGCCGACGAGACGCTTGTGGCCGCCCGCGCGTTCGCAGAGCGGCTCGGGAAGACGGTCGTGGCGTGCAAGGACTACCCCGGGTTCATCGTCAACCTGCTCCTCGTGCCGTACCTGCTCGATGCGATCCGGGCCCTGGAGTTGGGCGTGGCCAGCAAGGAGGACATCGATACCGCGGTCACGCTCGGCCTGAACCATCCGATGGGGCCGCTTACGCTGCTGGACTTCGTCGGCATCGACACGACCTACTACATTGCCGAGGCGATGTTTGCCGAGTTCAAAGACGGACGGTACGCTGCCCCGCCGCTCATGCGCAAGATGGTGCTCGCCGGCCTGCACGGGCGGAAGGCAGGCCGGGGGTTCTACGACTACACGAAGGCGTAG
- a CDS encoding acyl-CoA dehydrogenase, which produces MEFDLGEEHRLVQSTVREWATSRLLPLAADLDRAGRYPPELIRELGDLGLTGVFVPETYGGGGMDTISYAIVIEEIARAEAALAAVLSVQNSLDCYPILAFGSEAQKRRYLPDLARGRRLGCYCLTEPTAGSDAGALRTAARADGDTWVLNGTKIFVTNGVEAEVLIVYARTGEEARSRGISAFIAEKGDPGLSVGKIEHKLGIHASSTCEIVLQDCRLPKDRLLGERDRGFRVAMATLDGGRIGIAAQALGIARAALEDSVAYAKERRQFDRPIAEFQATQFKLADMATRIQAGRLLTYRAAWVRDQGRRHTSEASMAKLFASETAMWAATQAVQIYGGYGYIQDYPVERHMRDAKITEIYEGTSEIQRMVIARHLLGDQ; this is translated from the coding sequence GTGGAGTTCGACCTCGGCGAGGAGCACCGTCTCGTCCAGTCCACGGTGCGCGAATGGGCGACGTCGCGGTTGCTGCCGCTCGCGGCGGATCTCGATCGCGCCGGCCGGTACCCTCCTGAACTGATCCGGGAACTGGGCGACCTCGGGCTGACGGGCGTGTTCGTCCCGGAGACCTACGGCGGCGGCGGGATGGACACGATCTCGTACGCGATCGTGATCGAGGAGATTGCCCGCGCGGAGGCCGCGCTTGCCGCGGTGCTCTCGGTGCAAAACTCGCTCGACTGCTACCCGATCCTCGCGTTCGGCTCCGAGGCGCAGAAGCGACGGTACCTGCCCGATCTTGCGCGCGGCCGCCGGCTGGGATGCTACTGCCTGACCGAGCCGACGGCCGGGTCCGACGCGGGCGCGCTGCGGACGGCCGCGCGCGCCGACGGGGACACGTGGGTCCTTAACGGGACCAAGATCTTCGTGACGAACGGCGTCGAGGCCGAGGTGCTGATCGTCTATGCTAGGACCGGCGAGGAGGCCCGCAGCCGCGGCATCAGCGCGTTCATCGCGGAGAAGGGCGATCCTGGGTTGTCGGTCGGCAAGATCGAGCACAAGTTGGGGATTCACGCCAGCAGTACGTGCGAAATCGTGCTGCAAGACTGCCGCCTGCCGAAGGACCGCCTCCTCGGCGAACGCGACCGGGGCTTCCGGGTGGCGATGGCGACCCTCGACGGCGGCCGGATCGGCATTGCGGCTCAGGCGCTCGGGATCGCGCGCGCCGCGCTCGAGGACTCGGTCGCGTACGCGAAGGAGCGCCGGCAGTTTGACCGGCCGATTGCGGAGTTCCAGGCAACCCAGTTTAAGCTTGCGGACATGGCGACCCGGATCCAGGCCGGCCGACTGCTGACGTACCGGGCCGCGTGGGTCCGGGATCAGGGGCGCCGGCACACGAGCGAGGCCTCGATGGCCAAGCTGTTCGCGTCGGAGACGGCGATGTGGGCGGCGACGCAGGCGGTGCAGATCTACGGCGGCTACGGCTACATTCAGGACTACCCGGTGGAGCGGCACATGCGCGACGCCAAGATCACGGAGATCTATGAAGGCACGTCGGAGATCCAGCGCATGGTGATCGCCCGGCATCTCCTCGGCGACCAGTAA
- a CDS encoding cobalamin B12-binding domain-containing protein — protein MTASKIRILVAKPGLDGHDRGAKIVARALRDAGFEVIYTGLHQTPEMIASAAIQEDVDAIGLSILSGAHNVLLPRIIGLLQAQGGTDVKVFAGGIIPDADIPGLHAAGIAAVFTPGTSLEQIVTWVRNNVKPRGVTA, from the coding sequence ATGACTGCATCGAAGATCAGGATTCTGGTGGCCAAACCGGGCCTCGATGGGCACGACCGCGGCGCGAAGATCGTCGCCCGCGCACTTCGGGACGCCGGGTTCGAGGTGATCTACACCGGGCTGCACCAGACGCCCGAGATGATCGCCTCGGCCGCGATCCAGGAGGACGTGGACGCGATCGGGTTGAGTATCCTATCGGGCGCCCACAACGTGCTGTTGCCCAGAATCATCGGGTTGCTTCAGGCGCAGGGGGGAACGGACGTCAAGGTCTTCGCCGGCGGCATCATCCCCGATGCCGACATCCCGGGTCTCCACGCCGCGGGCATCGCCGCCGTCTTCACGCCCGGGACGTCACTCGAGCAGATCGTGACCTGGGTGCGCAACAACGTCAAGCCGAGGGGCGTGACCGCGTGA